Proteins from one Faecalibacterium sp. I3-3-33 genomic window:
- a CDS encoding AAA family ATPase gives MTYTQAQIDRANAANLEDFLRAQGETLVRSGKEYRWKAHDSLTVCGNKWFRHSQSRGGFPVDFVMEFYGKSFPEAVQMLTGEPGKAQPEADPAPSPAFRLPLRNVTNANILNYLTRERKLSPSLVNFFIAAGDIYEDSSHHNVVFVGRDADGHPRYASSRGINEKFRQDAAGAEKAFGFAHRGTDKQLLVFEAPIDLLSFIELFPKNWQQHSYLALGGVSAKALQQFLSERPDVERVFLCLAALLPDTVSVTRIQPCMKDWNDVLVHRAEIPNRNYFKSVVLKEPSKPKMVKIIRMSDVELTPVEWLWKPYLPFGKLSVLQGNPGEGKTYFAMHLAAACTNGKLLPNMERLEPFNVIYQTAEDGLGDTVKPRLIEAGADLDRVLVIDDSDVQLTLSDERIEKAIIENNAKLVIIDPIQAYLGADVDMNRANEVRPIFMRLGQVAQRTGCVILLIGHLNKAAGMQSLQRGLGSIDIAAAVRSVMFIGKLKHDPTMRILTHEKSSLAPPGASLAFSLGDEGGFRWVGEYDITADEMLSGIEPQRETKTQQAKDLICTLLAGGKRVFSEDIDKAALERGIPGRTVRDAKRELSDALKSKIVEGRKKIFWME, from the coding sequence ATGACCTACACGCAAGCCCAAATTGACCGTGCAAACGCCGCCAATCTGGAAGATTTTCTCCGTGCGCAGGGCGAAACGCTGGTGCGCAGCGGAAAAGAATATCGCTGGAAAGCTCACGACAGTCTGACCGTGTGCGGAAACAAATGGTTTCGGCACAGCCAGAGCAGGGGCGGCTTTCCTGTGGATTTCGTAATGGAATTTTACGGCAAATCCTTCCCCGAAGCGGTGCAGATGCTGACCGGAGAGCCGGGCAAAGCCCAGCCGGAGGCTGACCCCGCCCCCTCTCCGGCGTTTCGTCTGCCGCTGCGGAACGTCACCAATGCCAACATCCTGAACTATCTGACACGGGAGCGAAAACTCAGCCCCTCGCTGGTGAACTTCTTTATCGCTGCCGGAGATATTTACGAGGATTCCTCCCACCACAACGTGGTCTTTGTGGGGCGGGATGCAGACGGGCATCCCCGCTACGCAAGCAGCCGTGGCATCAATGAGAAGTTCCGGCAGGATGCAGCAGGTGCAGAAAAGGCGTTTGGCTTTGCCCATCGTGGCACCGACAAACAGTTGCTGGTCTTTGAAGCCCCCATCGACCTGTTGTCCTTCATCGAATTGTTTCCAAAGAACTGGCAGCAGCACAGCTATCTGGCATTGGGCGGCGTGTCTGCAAAGGCATTGCAGCAGTTTCTTTCTGAACGTCCGGACGTGGAGCGTGTGTTCCTCTGTCTGGCTGCTCTGCTGCCGGACACCGTGAGCGTGACCCGCATCCAGCCCTGCATGAAAGACTGGAACGATGTTCTGGTGCACCGAGCAGAAATCCCGAATCGCAATTATTTCAAGAGCGTCGTGCTGAAAGAGCCGTCAAAACCGAAAATGGTGAAGATTATCCGCATGAGCGACGTGGAGCTGACCCCGGTGGAATGGCTTTGGAAGCCGTATCTGCCCTTTGGAAAGCTCAGTGTTCTGCAAGGCAATCCGGGCGAGGGCAAGACTTATTTTGCCATGCACCTTGCCGCCGCCTGCACCAATGGAAAGCTGCTGCCCAATATGGAACGACTGGAACCGTTCAATGTAATCTATCAGACCGCCGAGGACGGTCTGGGCGATACGGTCAAGCCCCGTCTGATCGAAGCGGGCGCAGACCTTGACCGAGTGCTGGTCATTGATGACAGCGATGTGCAGCTGACACTTTCGGACGAACGAATTGAAAAAGCCATCATCGAGAACAATGCCAAACTGGTCATAATAGACCCGATTCAGGCATATCTCGGTGCCGATGTGGACATGAACCGGGCAAATGAAGTCCGGCCTATCTTCATGCGGCTGGGACAGGTAGCGCAGCGAACAGGCTGCGTTATTTTGCTGATTGGACACCTGAACAAAGCAGCCGGGATGCAGAGTTTACAGCGTGGCCTTGGCTCCATCGACATTGCTGCCGCCGTGCGCAGTGTCATGTTCATCGGCAAGCTGAAGCACGACCCGACCATGCGAATCCTGACCCATGAGAAAAGTTCGCTTGCCCCGCCGGGCGCATCGCTGGCGTTCTCTCTGGGGGACGAGGGCGGCTTCCGCTGGGTCGGCGAGTACGACATTACCGCAGACGAAATGCTGTCCGGCATTGAGCCGCAGCGTGAAACCAAGACCCAGCAAGCCAAAGACCTGATCTGCACCCTGCTTGCCGGAGGAAAGCGAGTGTTCAGCGAGGACATCGACAAGGCGGCTCTGGAAAGGGGCATCCCCGGTCGAACTGTCCGAGATGCCAAACGTGAACTGAGCGATGCCCTGAAAAGCAAGATCGTGGAAGGCCGCAAAAAGATCTTTTGGATGGAATGA
- a CDS encoding transposon-encoded TnpW family protein has translation MENQNSSYSVQIGKTTFIVCVKQSETAKKPIEKMFKDMCRHEVTRAFLADNLMNLEKLPKTS, from the coding sequence ATGGAGAATCAGAATTCGAGTTATTCGGTGCAGATTGGCAAAACCACCTTTATTGTGTGCGTGAAGCAGTCCGAAACCGCCAAAAAGCCGATTGAAAAGATGTTCAAGGATATGTGCAGACATGAGGTCACAAGGGCCTTCCTTGCGGACAACCTGATGAATTTAGAAAAATTACCGAAAACCTCTTGA
- a CDS encoding plasmid mobilization protein → MREKRNEILILRITKTEKNRIYEKMYGMGIRSLSAYIRKMALDGYCLNLDLPQLRRMSYLLQNCSNNLNQVAKRVNESNQLYAADIEDLWHRLDELIGIGKQILSKLSEL, encoded by the coding sequence ATGAGAGAAAAGAGAAACGAGATTTTGATCCTGCGCATCACAAAAACCGAAAAGAATCGGATTTACGAAAAGATGTATGGCATGGGCATCCGCAGTCTGAGTGCGTATATCCGTAAAATGGCATTGGACGGATACTGCTTGAACCTTGACCTGCCGCAGTTGCGCCGGATGTCGTACCTGCTTCAGAATTGCAGCAACAATCTGAATCAGGTGGCAAAACGTGTGAATGAAAGCAATCAGCTTTATGCTGCAGACATTGAAGATTTGTGGCATCGGCTGGACGAGCTGATTGGCATCGGAAAACAGATTCTTTCCAAACTGTCTGAACTTTAA
- a CDS encoding relaxase/mobilization nuclease domain-containing protein, translating into MAATRLIVLHKNKGKSVAACLKSRTDYAQNPDKTEQGQLVSSYKCSPLTVDEEFMLSKRQYELVTGRRQKSDVIAYQIRQSFKSGEITAEEANKVGYELAMRFTKGKYAFLVATHTDREHIHNHIIYNSTALDCNRKFRDFLLSGLAVQRLSDLICLEHSLSVIEIKPYRERQKRIVYPPKESNRDRLCGIIDTILAEKPGDYEMFLQKLEQQGYEVKRGKHTVVKGKGQKRFIRFRTLGTGYSEDEIKAVLEEKAKHQPYQKKQAKEQLFQLLVDIQGKMAEGKSVGYKRWATKFNLKEMSKTLLFLQEQKIGSAEELRERAAAATERYHAMGDFIKAAETRLAEIAVLKTHIINYAKTRPAYDAYRKSGYSKKSLEAHREEITLHKAAKAAFDEAGLQKLPKVKELDAEFAELLTKKKAAYTDYRKARDEMQELVRAQKNVERFFAEEKDTTEKTQIR; encoded by the coding sequence GTGGCAGCAACACGGCTGATTGTGCTGCATAAAAACAAGGGAAAGTCTGTTGCGGCTTGCTTGAAAAGCCGCACCGACTATGCACAAAACCCGGATAAAACGGAGCAGGGGCAGCTTGTAAGCAGTTATAAATGCAGCCCCTTGACTGTAGATGAAGAATTTATGCTGTCCAAGCGGCAGTACGAACTTGTTACCGGGCGCAGACAGAAAAGTGACGTGATTGCATATCAAATTCGGCAGTCCTTCAAATCCGGAGAAATCACCGCTGAAGAAGCCAACAAAGTAGGTTATGAGTTGGCGATGCGCTTTACAAAAGGCAAGTATGCTTTTCTGGTTGCTACGCACACCGACCGGGAGCATATTCACAATCACATTATCTATAACTCTACGGCTCTGGACTGCAACCGTAAATTCCGGGACTTTTTGCTGTCGGGGTTGGCCGTGCAGCGGCTGAGTGACCTGATTTGCCTGGAACACAGCCTGTCTGTGATTGAAATAAAGCCCTACCGGGAGCGGCAGAAGCGCATCGTCTACCCGCCTAAGGAGAGCAACCGTGACCGCCTGTGCGGAATCATCGATACAATCCTTGCAGAAAAGCCGGGAGATTACGAAATGTTTTTGCAAAAGCTGGAACAGCAGGGCTATGAGGTAAAGCGTGGCAAGCACACAGTGGTGAAGGGCAAGGGGCAGAAACGCTTTATTCGGTTCCGAACGCTGGGCACCGGGTACAGTGAGGATGAAATCAAGGCGGTGCTGGAGGAAAAGGCGAAGCACCAACCGTACCAGAAAAAGCAGGCCAAAGAGCAGCTCTTCCAGTTGCTGGTGGATATTCAGGGGAAAATGGCAGAGGGCAAAAGTGTCGGCTACAAAAGGTGGGCGACCAAGTTCAACCTGAAGGAGATGTCCAAGACGCTGCTATTTTTACAGGAGCAGAAAATCGGCAGTGCCGAGGAACTGCGGGAACGTGCAGCGGCGGCAACGGAACGCTATCATGCCATGGGCGATTTCATCAAGGCGGCGGAAACGAGGTTGGCCGAAATCGCCGTCCTGAAAACCCACATCATCAACTATGCCAAGACCCGCCCAGCCTATGATGCCTACCGCAAGTCAGGGTACAGTAAAAAGTCTTTGGAAGCCCACCGGGAGGAAATCACTCTGCATAAGGCGGCGAAAGCTGCCTTTGACGAAGCCGGACTGCAGAAGCTGCCGAAGGTCAAGGAGTTGGATGCGGAGTTTGCAGAACTGCTGACCAAGAAGAAAGCAGCCTACACGGACTACCGCAAAGCACGGGACGAGATGCAGGAACTGGTCCGGGCACAGAAAAATGTGGAGCGATTTTTTGCGGAGGAAAAGGACACCACCGAGAAAACGCAGATCCGATAA
- a CDS encoding 5-oxoproline transporter, DUF969 family subunit, with the protein MELLKLLGIVIVIVGFALKLDSILVILAAAVVTAIVGGLGPVTLLETLGSTFVANRSMAIFIIIMLVTGTLERNGLREAAAALIGKFKGATSGLVIGIYGVMRAVFAAFNVGFGGVAGFVRPVIMPMAEGAIVARGYEPNEDHVEELKGMASGMENVTWFFGQVLFVGGSGALLVQSTLAGLGIEVELAPLAAIEVPVCIIATAVTIVFYIIKDRKMVQKYYK; encoded by the coding sequence ATGGAACTACTCAAATTACTTGGCATTGTCATCGTCATCGTCGGCTTTGCGCTGAAGCTGGACTCCATTCTCGTCATTCTGGCTGCAGCCGTTGTGACTGCGATCGTGGGCGGTCTGGGTCCTGTCACCCTGCTGGAGACCCTTGGTAGCACCTTTGTGGCCAACCGCAGCATGGCAATTTTTATTATTATCATGCTGGTCACTGGCACTCTGGAGCGCAACGGCCTGCGTGAGGCAGCTGCGGCTCTGATCGGCAAGTTCAAGGGCGCGACCTCCGGTCTGGTCATTGGCATTTACGGTGTTATGCGTGCGGTCTTTGCCGCCTTCAATGTGGGCTTTGGCGGCGTGGCCGGCTTTGTCCGCCCGGTGATCATGCCTATGGCGGAAGGCGCCATTGTGGCGCGGGGCTATGAACCGAACGAGGATCATGTTGAGGAGCTGAAGGGCATGGCTTCCGGCATGGAGAACGTGACCTGGTTCTTTGGTCAGGTACTGTTTGTGGGCGGCTCCGGCGCACTGCTGGTGCAGAGCACCCTGGCCGGCTTGGGCATTGAAGTGGAGCTGGCCCCGCTGGCTGCCATTGAAGTGCCGGTGTGCATCATTGCTACCGCCGTTACGATCGTGTTCTACATCATCAAGGACCGCAAGATGGTTCAGAAGTATTATAAATAA
- a CDS encoding DUF979 domain-containing protein, with protein MSFFTSADVTLANKVMEVIYIIIGLLCINCGVKNLKDKENSEPVGTFIFWAVLGVVIALGRWLPALVSGILVVVMCLPAIFKKVKKGAVSAATKAETEAAYEKIGMKIFAPTLSIGVMAVICAITGLGIGLSALNGVAIGVLVSVILLMIMNKENKPSTFLNDSERMLSTVGPLSMLPMLLACLGAIFTKAGVGDVISDIVSHIVPEGNVNAGIVVYAIGMMLFTMIMGNAYAAITVMTVGIGYPFVLAHGANPTVIGMLALTCGFCGTLCTPMAANFNTVPVALLDMKKPMGVIKNQVPVAIIMLVVQIVVMIMLK; from the coding sequence ATGAGCTTTTTTACAAGTGCTGATGTCACCCTCGCCAATAAGGTGATGGAAGTCATCTACATCATTATCGGCCTGCTGTGCATCAACTGTGGCGTGAAGAACCTGAAGGACAAAGAGAACTCCGAGCCAGTGGGCACCTTTATTTTCTGGGCTGTTCTGGGCGTTGTGATCGCACTGGGCCGCTGGCTGCCCGCTCTGGTAAGTGGTATTCTGGTCGTTGTCATGTGCCTGCCCGCCATCTTCAAGAAGGTGAAGAAGGGTGCCGTCTCTGCTGCTACCAAGGCTGAGACCGAGGCTGCCTATGAGAAGATCGGCATGAAGATCTTTGCTCCTACCCTGAGCATCGGCGTGATGGCTGTTATCTGCGCCATCACCGGTCTGGGCATCGGCCTGTCTGCTCTGAACGGCGTTGCCATCGGCGTGCTGGTATCCGTCATCCTGCTGATGATCATGAACAAGGAGAACAAGCCCTCCACCTTCCTGAACGATTCCGAACGTATGCTGTCCACCGTCGGTCCCTTGTCCATGCTGCCCATGCTGCTGGCGTGTCTGGGCGCCATCTTCACCAAGGCTGGTGTCGGTGACGTGATTTCTGACATCGTCAGCCACATCGTCCCGGAGGGCAATGTGAACGCCGGTATTGTGGTGTACGCCATTGGCATGATGCTGTTCACCATGATCATGGGCAACGCCTACGCTGCCATCACTGTTATGACCGTGGGCATTGGCTATCCGTTCGTTCTGGCACACGGTGCAAACCCCACCGTTATTGGTATGCTGGCCCTGACCTGCGGCTTCTGCGGCACCCTGTGCACCCCGATGGCTGCAAACTTTAACACCGTGCCTGTCGCTCTGCTGGACATGAAGAAGCCCATGGGCGTTATCAAAAATCAGGTGCCTGTTGCGATCATCATGCTGGTCGTCCAGATCGTTGTGATGATCATGCTGAAGTGA
- a CDS encoding aminopeptidase has protein sequence MEQAIQHGANIIVKDWVRLRTRERLLIVSSLNYAAEVQAMQTTAKAVGATAEVLLLDDLHEQVGQYFDEREDAFDPYDAVIGATEYSLITTRAVKRVVQRRHRFLSLPLSTNNGQSLLSYDFLNMSLPKSRIMASIIMNCYQNASKIHVTTDLGTNLDFTIEGRTPGFFNGCCRDGNGLASSSVEVYVAPVETETSGTLILDGSMGYIGVVSSPVRVELQHGKIVDIEDNESGRRLKQFLQRFKDPEDMVVAAEFGIGLNTHSHCDGNCYIEDESTYGTFHIGFGRNIALGGVQDATGHFDLVTHDPNIYVDNRMIMDHGQLTVLEPSIYI, from the coding sequence ATGGAACAAGCAATTCAGCACGGTGCCAACATTATTGTCAAAGACTGGGTCCGGCTCCGTACAAGAGAACGTCTTTTGATCGTATCCAGCCTGAATTATGCCGCAGAAGTGCAGGCCATGCAGACAACTGCTAAAGCGGTGGGGGCCACCGCTGAGGTTTTGTTGCTGGACGACCTGCATGAACAGGTGGGCCAGTACTTTGATGAACGCGAGGACGCTTTTGACCCCTACGATGCCGTGATCGGTGCAACGGAATATTCGCTGATCACTACGCGGGCGGTCAAGCGGGTGGTGCAGCGGCGGCACAGGTTTCTCTCGCTGCCGCTGAGCACAAATAACGGCCAGTCGCTGCTGAGCTACGACTTTTTGAACATGAGCCTGCCCAAAAGCCGCATTATGGCCAGCATCATTATGAACTGCTACCAGAATGCCAGTAAGATCCATGTGACAACCGACCTTGGCACGAATCTGGATTTTACCATTGAAGGGCGCACTCCCGGTTTCTTCAACGGCTGCTGCCGCGACGGCAACGGTCTGGCATCCTCCAGCGTGGAGGTGTATGTGGCCCCGGTGGAGACCGAGACCAGCGGCACCCTGATCCTGGATGGTTCCATGGGCTACATCGGCGTGGTATCCAGCCCGGTGCGGGTGGAGCTGCAGCACGGCAAGATCGTGGACATTGAGGATAACGAGAGCGGCAGACGGCTCAAACAGTTTCTGCAACGTTTCAAGGACCCTGAAGATATGGTGGTGGCCGCAGAGTTCGGCATCGGGCTGAACACCCACTCCCACTGCGACGGCAACTGCTATATTGAGGACGAATCCACTTACGGCACCTTCCACATTGGTTTTGGACGCAACATCGCCCTTGGCGGTGTGCAGGATGCTACCGGACACTTCGATCTGGTCACCCATGACCCCAACATCTATGTGGACAACCGCATGATCATGGATCACGGACAACTGACCGTTCTAGAGCCATCCATTTATATCTGA
- the pcp gene encoding pyroglutamyl-peptidase I, whose protein sequence is MKILITGFDPFGGESVNPAFEAVKLLPDTIAGAQIIKQEVPTEFGRAGEVLEAAMNASKPDVVICIGQAGGRSAITPEKVGINIMDGRIPDNAGYQPVDVTIREDGETAYFTSLPVKAMVQKMKDAGIPAALSYTAGSYVCNYLMYTLLYLIDKKFPGVRGGFIHVPYAMEQVVNKPLGTPSMDLHQIARGLEKAVEAIVESDSDIAVNMGTTH, encoded by the coding sequence ATGAAAATCCTGATTACTGGTTTTGATCCCTTTGGCGGCGAGTCCGTCAACCCTGCTTTTGAAGCTGTGAAGCTGCTGCCCGACACCATTGCCGGTGCCCAGATCATAAAGCAGGAAGTTCCTACCGAGTTTGGCCGCGCCGGTGAAGTGCTGGAAGCTGCCATGAACGCCTCGAAGCCCGATGTGGTCATCTGCATCGGTCAGGCAGGTGGCCGTTCCGCCATCACCCCGGAGAAGGTGGGCATCAATATCATGGATGGCCGCATCCCGGATAACGCCGGTTACCAGCCCGTGGATGTGACCATCCGCGAGGACGGCGAGACCGCATACTTCACTTCCTTGCCTGTGAAGGCCATGGTACAGAAGATGAAGGATGCCGGCATTCCGGCTGCCCTGTCCTACACTGCAGGCTCCTATGTGTGCAACTACCTGATGTACACCCTGCTGTACCTCATCGACAAGAAGTTCCCCGGCGTGCGCGGCGGCTTCATCCATGTGCCTTACGCCATGGAGCAGGTCGTGAATAAGCCGCTGGGCACCCCCAGCATGGATCTGCACCAGATCGCACGCGGTCTGGAAAAGGCTGTGGAAGCCATTGTGGAAAGTGACAGCGACATCGCTGTGAACATGGGCACCACCCACTGA
- a CDS encoding MerR family transcriptional regulator, with amino-acid sequence MRYTISEMASLLGVTTHTLRYYEKMGLIHPEVNEDTGYRYYTVTDTRRFNLCRELRAAELSLEECRELIGAPTVEQSDAMFNHQIAQLRRRQVLDELAIRFLEHKREQYRTLEQNAGRIWVQNFPEMWRLTFSQEEAADRDKELQQEKAEWLECMPATRWVSRLPRRVMEQFRVGRNEYDYGLMIEADAARRLGLKHTKHVEVVCGGDYLTTIWKKDYRGSFGWDSLDDLHAEIVQRGFRAVGETFSSITASREQPDGSIVNYHLTRTKIYT; translated from the coding sequence ATGCGCTATACCATCAGTGAGATGGCATCTCTGCTTGGTGTCACAACCCATACTTTGCGCTACTATGAAAAAATGGGCCTGATCCACCCCGAGGTTAACGAGGATACCGGCTACCGTTACTATACAGTCACTGATACCCGGCGGTTCAACCTGTGCAGGGAACTGCGGGCGGCAGAGCTCTCGCTGGAAGAATGCCGGGAGCTGATCGGCGCACCCACGGTGGAGCAGAGCGACGCCATGTTCAACCATCAGATCGCCCAGCTGCGGCGCAGGCAGGTGCTGGACGAACTGGCCATCCGTTTTTTGGAACACAAGCGGGAGCAGTACCGCACACTGGAACAGAATGCTGGGCGCATCTGGGTGCAGAATTTCCCGGAAATGTGGCGACTGACCTTCTCACAGGAAGAAGCAGCAGACCGGGATAAAGAATTGCAGCAGGAAAAGGCTGAATGGCTGGAATGTATGCCTGCGACCCGCTGGGTGAGCCGCCTGCCCCGGCGGGTGATGGAGCAGTTTCGGGTGGGACGCAACGAGTACGACTACGGCCTTATGATTGAGGCCGATGCCGCCCGCAGGCTGGGGCTGAAGCACACAAAGCATGTGGAGGTGGTGTGTGGCGGAGACTATCTGACGACCATTTGGAAAAAGGATTATCGCGGGTCCTTTGGGTGGGACTCGCTGGACGACCTGCATGCGGAGATCGTGCAGCGCGGTTTCCGTGCGGTGGGCGAGACCTTCAGCAGCATCACTGCTAGCCGGGAACAGCCCGATGGGAGCATCGTGAATTACCATCTGACACGGACAAAAATATATACATAA
- a CDS encoding FAD-binding protein: MSEKISRRNFLRTATLGAAAAGLLAGCGNSGASSSAAAGTYTAGTYSATATGINTTTPVTVTMTFSADAITDVQIDVANETKGYGADIADEMVKKILDAQSSEVDGHSGATITSDAIRKAAESCINQAKGVAVAPTEANKAETVVPDGLSVEEVESSVCELGDITPDETKDFDVVVVGAGAAGVPAAGWAAELGGHVALLQKQSIVVSQGNCGSAIIKSKSTDAGKKMWVHMTNGLCDWRADTSLLNAYVENSEEALMWYLNRAGLTDQTEYGDGSLVDSNKNPSDLLHNDEKEIFAYMCTSQDLTGVWKDRMDTYDFGDEHCYFFAPWIGPKPKNVGDVLATVLENVQAKNSNLETFFNTPAVKLVHENGKVTGVIAKDENGKYIQFNASKGVILATGDYMNNEAMVKRWCPDVDGFDKKQYQKTGDGHIMAIDAGAKMENLGHTKMMHDFDSGLMYEEPFLYVNMEGKRFCNEDTGFVYMGNITKYVPKFNGNNVDANHPDGSLGWYCQIYDNDYMSYANGPIPEQVMTKYIPGAVENPQGVFTNLIDTYKADTIEELAGLLGVPADELQKTIDRYNELCDKGTDVDFGKKSAYMHKIVTAPFWGIRKHIRVSSIDSGVNTNANGQALDADGNVIDGLYCVGNVGGVFYGGADYPFHQTGLSLGRCYTFGMLAAKHAMGQL; the protein is encoded by the coding sequence ATGAGCGAAAAGATCTCTCGCCGCAACTTCCTGCGCACCGCTACGCTGGGCGCAGCAGCTGCCGGTCTGCTGGCAGGCTGCGGCAACAGCGGCGCTTCCAGCAGCGCCGCCGCAGGCACCTACACTGCAGGCACCTACAGCGCCACCGCTACCGGCATCAACACCACCACCCCCGTCACCGTGACCATGACATTCAGCGCTGACGCCATCACCGATGTGCAGATCGACGTTGCAAACGAGACCAAGGGCTACGGTGCCGACATCGCCGATGAGATGGTCAAGAAGATCCTGGACGCACAGTCCAGCGAGGTGGACGGCCACTCCGGCGCAACCATCACCTCCGACGCCATCCGGAAGGCTGCCGAGAGCTGCATCAATCAGGCCAAGGGCGTGGCAGTTGCCCCCACCGAGGCCAATAAGGCCGAGACCGTTGTCCCCGACGGCCTGAGCGTGGAGGAAGTGGAGTCCTCTGTGTGCGAGCTGGGCGACATCACCCCCGACGAGACCAAGGACTTTGACGTGGTCGTCGTGGGTGCCGGTGCTGCCGGTGTGCCCGCCGCAGGCTGGGCTGCCGAGCTGGGCGGCCATGTGGCTCTGCTGCAGAAGCAGAGCATCGTGGTCAGCCAGGGCAACTGCGGTTCCGCCATCATCAAGTCCAAGTCCACCGACGCGGGCAAGAAGATGTGGGTGCACATGACCAACGGCCTGTGCGACTGGCGCGCTGATACCAGCCTGCTGAACGCCTACGTCGAGAACTCCGAAGAGGCCCTGATGTGGTACCTGAACCGCGCCGGCCTGACCGACCAGACCGAGTACGGCGACGGCAGCCTCGTGGACAGCAACAAGAACCCCTCCGACCTGCTGCACAACGACGAGAAGGAGATCTTCGCCTACATGTGCACCAGCCAGGATCTGACCGGCGTGTGGAAGGACCGCATGGACACCTACGACTTCGGCGATGAGCACTGCTACTTCTTTGCTCCGTGGATCGGCCCCAAGCCCAAGAACGTGGGCGACGTGCTGGCCACTGTGCTGGAGAACGTGCAGGCCAAGAACTCCAATCTGGAGACCTTCTTCAACACCCCCGCTGTCAAGCTGGTGCATGAGAACGGCAAGGTGACCGGCGTTATCGCAAAGGACGAAAACGGCAAGTACATCCAGTTCAACGCTTCCAAGGGCGTCATTCTGGCCACCGGCGACTACATGAACAACGAGGCCATGGTCAAGCGCTGGTGCCCCGATGTGGACGGCTTCGACAAGAAGCAGTATCAGAAGACCGGCGACGGCCACATCATGGCCATCGATGCAGGTGCAAAGATGGAAAATCTTGGCCACACCAAGATGATGCACGACTTCGACTCCGGCCTGATGTACGAGGAACCGTTCCTGTACGTCAACATGGAGGGCAAGCGCTTCTGCAACGAGGACACCGGCTTTGTCTACATGGGCAACATCACCAAGTATGTGCCCAAGTTCAACGGCAACAACGTGGATGCAAACCATCCGGACGGTTCTCTGGGCTGGTACTGCCAGATCTACGATAACGACTACATGAGCTACGCCAACGGCCCCATTCCCGAGCAGGTGATGACCAAGTACATCCCCGGTGCCGTGGAGAACCCGCAGGGCGTGTTCACCAACCTCATCGATACCTACAAGGCCGACACCATCGAAGAGCTGGCCGGTCTGCTGGGCGTGCCTGCAGACGAGCTGCAGAAGACCATCGACCGCTACAACGAGCTGTGCGACAAGGGCACTGACGTGGACTTCGGTAAGAAGAGCGCTTACATGCACAAGATCGTCACCGCTCCCTTCTGGGGCATCCGCAAGCACATCCGCGTGTCCTCCATCGACAGCGGCGTGAACACCAACGCCAACGGTCAGGCTCTGGATGCTGACGGCAACGTCATCGACGGCCTGTACTGCGTCGGCAACGTAGGCGGTGTGTTCTACGGCGGCGCGGACTATCCGTTCCACCAGACCGGTCTGTCTCTGGGTCGTTGCTACACCTTTGGTATGCTGGCTGCAAAGCATGCTATGGGCCAGCTGTAA
- a CDS encoding Rrf2 family transcriptional regulator, with amino-acid sequence MKYPTRLSDAVHILAFIALYPDCDLTSNKLAESIQTNPAYVRQLMSALRKGGLLVSVKGHPRPALAREPEKITLLDAYRAVEGDKPLLHQDIHTNPACGVGVNIQLVLRDFYLDIQKTAEQRMQGITLKDVLEQYHMKLEGMLLQRL; translated from the coding sequence ATGAAATATCCCACCCGCCTTAGCGATGCTGTTCATATACTGGCTTTTATCGCTCTGTACCCAGACTGCGACCTGACCAGTAACAAGCTGGCAGAGAGCATTCAGACGAATCCTGCCTATGTGCGCCAGCTCATGTCCGCCCTGCGGAAGGGTGGACTGCTGGTCAGCGTGAAGGGACATCCCCGACCTGCTCTGGCTCGTGAGCCGGAGAAAATCACTCTGCTGGATGCCTATCGGGCAGTAGAGGGCGACAAGCCCCTGCTCCATCAGGACATCCACACCAACCCTGCTTGTGGCGTGGGTGTAAATATCCAACTGGTGCTGCGGGATTTTTACTTGGACATTCAAAAAACAGCGGAACAAAGAATGCAAGGAATCACGCTGAAAGATGTGCTGGAACAATATCACATGAAGTTAGAAGGGATGCTCTTGCAGCGTTTATGA